Proteins from a genomic interval of Quercus robur chromosome 9, dhQueRobu3.1, whole genome shotgun sequence:
- the LOC126698635 gene encoding amino acid transporter AVT6A-like gives MPSATDPKYRRGGPRVPLLPSQKCSAEEELREGGFDGASFSGAVFNLSTTVIGAGIMALPATMKQLGLIPGLVMIVLGAALTESSIEMILRFSRASKSATYSGLVSDAFGGPGRTLLQLCIVVNNLGMLVVYMIIIGDVLSGTWSDGVQHSGVVEEWFGQHWWTTRSSLLLLTTLFVFAPLISFKRVDSLRYTSALSVGLAIVFVAITAGVAVVKLIDGSIEMPRLMPELVDQASFWKLFTTIPVLVTAYICHHNIHPIENELKDPSQMKSIVRMSLALCSSVYIATSFFGFLLFGDQTLDDVLTNFDGDLGIPYSSLLDDVVRVSYGIHLMLVFPIVFFSLRLNLDGLLFPYAIPIAFDNRRFFSLTSALMGFIFVGANFVPSIWDAFQFTGATAAISVGFIFPAAITLRDTHGIATKNDRLVSWVMIFLAVSSSSAAICSDIYGIFSSEKDVGG, from the exons ATGCCCTCGGCTACGGACCCAAAGTACCGTCGCGGCGGCCCACGCGTCCCCCTCCTCCCGTCCCAGAAATGCTCGGCGGAGGAGGAGCTCCGGGAGGGAGGCTTCGACGGCGCGTCGTTTTCAGGGGCGGTGTTCAATCTCTCGACGACGGTCATCGGAGCCGGTATCATGGCGCTTCCGGCTACTATGAAGCAACTGGGGCTAATACCGGGTCTGGTCATGATCGTGTTGGGCGCCGCGTTGACTGAATCTTCCATTGAAATGATCCTGAGGTTCAGTCGGGCCTCCAAGTCCGCCACGTATTCGGGTCTGGTATCCGACGCATTCGGTGGGCCCGGTCGGACTTTATTGCAACTTTGCATTGTTGTCAATAACTTGGGCATGCTCGTTGTCTACATGATCATCATCG GTGATGTGTTATCAGGGACATGGTCAGATGGGGTGCAGCATTCAGGTGTGGTGGAAGAATGGTTTGGACAGCATTGGTGGACCACACGCTCCTCCTTACTGCTTCTCACAACACTCTTTGTTTTTGCTCCTCTCATTTCATTCAAGCGCGTTG ATTCTTTGAGATACACTTCAGCTTTGTCAGTGGGCTTGGCTATTGTATTTGTGGCCATCACTGCTGGAGTTGCAGTTGTTAAGTTGATAGATGGAAGCATTGAAATGCCTCGTTTGATGCCTGAACTTGTCGATCAGGCTTCATTTTGGAAGCTTTTCACAACTATTCCCGTTCTAGTCACTGCCTATATCTGCCACCATAATA TTCATCCTATAGAGAATGAACTGAAAGATCCCTCCCAAATGAAGTCGATAGTCCGAATGTCGCTAGCATTGTGCTCATCTGTTTACATTGCTACCAGCTTCTTTGGATTTCTTCTTTTTGGGGATCAGACACTTGATGATGTACTCACCAATTTCGATGGTGATCTTGGAATTCCATATAGCTCATTACTGGATGACGTGGTTAGGGTGAGCTATGGCATCCACCTGATGCTTGTTTTTCCAATTGTGTTTTTCTCACTTCGCCTCAACCTAGATGGTCTTCTTTTTCCCTATGCCATTCCGATTGCATTTGACAACCGGAGATTCTTCTCATTAACTTCAGCTCTCATGGGTTTTATCTTTGTGGGAGCCAACTTTGTGCCTAGCATTTGGGATGCCTTTCAGTTCACTGGTGCAACAGCTGCCATTTCAGTTGGATTCATCTTTCCAGCTGCAATCACACTTAG AGACACTCATGGAATTGCAACAAAGAATGACAGGCTAGTCTCATGGGTGATGATCTTTTTAGCTGTCTCATCAAGCAGTGCGGCCATCTGCAGTGACATTTACGGCATCTTCAGTAGTGAGAAAGATGTTGGAGGCTAA
- the LOC126698636 gene encoding uncharacterized protein LOC126698636 — protein sequence MKFECSELNLWKEALSSYSTRLESLNKPNLISFDDFYRNQLPPILRNRNPNPYITTAELSKLMQWKLTRGKWRPRLLDFVSSLDEAVVKSASEKAFQSLPDVSKAVSELTVLKGVGPATASAVLAAYAPDVAPFMSDEAMVAALGNSKDYSLKQYLLFANKLQTKAKELSSENETFTPSDVERALWSSAMETKQLASHPDADSKVKPSKSSKRKRKP from the exons atgaaattcgaGTGCTCTGAGCTGAATCTCTGGAAAGAAGCACTCTCTTCCTACTCAACTCGCTTAGAATCCCTTAACAAACCCAACCTAATTTCCTTTGACGACTTTTACCGCAACCAACTCCCTCCGATTCTTCGCAACCGAAACCCTAACCCTTACATCACCACCGCCGAGCTCTCCAAACTCATGCAATGGAAGCTCACACGTGGCAAATGgag gccgCGTTTGTTGGATTTCGTTTCGTCTTTGGACGAGGCGGTAGTGAAATCGGCGTCGGAAAAGGCATTCCAATCACTGCCTGATGTTTCCAAGGCTGTGTCTGAGCTCACGGTGCTCAAAGGCGTCGGTCCCGCCACCGCCTCCGCCGTTTTGGCTGCTTACGCGCCGGACGTGGCGCCGTTCATGTCCGACGAG GCTATGGTGGCGGCACTTGGTAACTCAAAAGATTATTCACTGAAGCAGTACCTGTTATTCGCGAATAAACTCCAGACTAAAGCAAAG GAATTAAGTTCAGAAAACGAAACCTTTACACCATCAGATGTAGAAAGAGCACTGTGGAGTTCTGCTATGGAAACTAAGCAGCTAGCTTCACATCCAGATGCAGACTCCAAGGTTAAACCAAGTAAAAGCtccaagagaaagagaaagccTTGA